The Bradyrhizobium sp. 195 region GAGAATGATTGTTAGCGATCCAATGAAGGGCTTTGGTTTAGCCACGGCAAACACGCAGGCGTACCAAGCAAAGCTTCTTGAGATGGCCCAGGCCAACGTGCAATTTGCTTTTGATTTCGGCCTGAGACTTGCGACGATCAGGTCACCAACTGAATTTTTCGCCGTCATTACCGAGTTTACAAGCAGAAGGGTCGATATGTTCGGGCAGCATTCGAAAGAATTGGCGGCATATCCGTTCTGGCGCATCGAGCCGTCCGGGAGCTCACGGCTCTGAGAGGACGATAACTGCAAGCCGTACCCGCTGCGGCAAATAGATGAACGCAATGCGGATCACGCACGCGCCGACCACGGTTGCTTTCGGCTGGAGACCGCGGCTCACAACAAGGGAGAGGAATCAGCATCCGCATTGGCCCTTAGCGGGCTCAGGGCCGCCGATTGGGAGTCCGCCAGCGCGGAATATTAGGTTGACCCGATGTCCATAACTGAAACCGTCCTGCTGATCATTTTGGTCGGACTCGTCGTTCTGATACTCGGCAACATCGCCTTTCAGGTGGCAGCCGAGCGAAAGAATCCGCCGATCGGCGTCTTCACCGTGTGCGACGGAGTGCGCCTTCACTATATCGAACGGGGCGATGCCGCCGCGCCTTGCGTGGTCCTGTTTCACGGGAACGGCACCATGATTCAGGATCTCGTCCTAAGCGGTTTGGTCGACCGCCTGGCCCAGAACTATCGCGTCGTTTGCTTCGACCGGCCAGGGTTTGGCTACAGCGACCGTCCGCGCACGCGCATCTGGACAGCCACAACGCAAGCTGCCTTGTTCGCGAAGGCTCTTGATCAGCTTGGGGTGCGCAATCCCGTGGTGCTGGGCCACTCCTGGGGAACGCTGGTGGCGATCGCGCTGGCGCTGCGAAGCGGTTATGCCGTGAGTGGGCTCGTGCTTGTGTCCGGCTACTATTTTCCAACCTCTCGGATGGACTTTTGGCTCATGTCAGCTCCGGCACTGCCGCTGCTCGGTGATCTGATGCGGTACACTATCTCGCCGATCATATCGTCGGCCATTATGCCGAAGCTGATGCGCACCTTGTTCGCGCCGCGTCCCATTCCGCCGGAATTCAAGAACGAATTTCCGATCTCGTTGGCTCTCCGGCCCAAGCAGTTGAGGGCGGCCGCCGAGGAGAGCGCGTTCCTTATTCCAGCTGCTGCGCAGTTGCAGCTTCAATATCGGGGCATCCGGTGTCCGGTTAGGATCGTGCATGGAAAGGCTGACCGGCTCATCGAGGCCGACCAGTCGCGTCGCCTGCACGAGGCGTTGCCCCGCTCCCTGCTACATCTGGTCGAGGATGCCGGTCACATGGTTACCTATGCAGATACGCCGGGAATAGCGGATGCCGTGGCAGCGCTGGCGCTCCCCGCACCGGTAAGGACCGCATAGGCTTTCTTGTTGCAATGCTTGCGTCCGGAAGTGGCCCTTCTCGGACATGTGGTGCCGGCCGAACGTCCGGTCTGCGCCAAGAGCGGCTTCCCCTTGACCTGAGGCTTGGGCCCACCAAGCTCAGGTCTTTTCTGCATACGGCACTACGCTATAATCCACCGGCGAAATCTATTTCGGAAACAGCTTGTCGCGAATGTAGCGCGAGGTCGGAGTTAATTTCAGCCCGCGCGGCTTTCGCCATTCCGCCCGGTCGAGCTCCTTCTTGTCGCCGATCTTAAGAGGGCCCGAGGCTTTCTTGCTCAAAAAGATCGCATCGCTCATCCTCCGGCCGGACCTGCGGTTCTTGCCGTTGACTTCCTTCCACAGCCTCAACTCGCCAAACCTGAGCTTGGGCAGCTCCTCCATGATCTCGCGATGGAGGCATTTTCTTTCGCTCTCGCCGGCCCGCCTGCGGCCGCCCGGAAACATCCAGCGCTTGTCGCGCCGCCGCCTGACTAGGAGTACCCTGCCCTTCCTTGCAACGACAAGCTTTGATGACTTGGCCATTCTCTAGTCCGCCAGCTCGATCGCGAGAGGTTGGTGGTCCGAAGCATCGGTTGCTTCGTTGACCTCGATGCTGCACACGCGACTGACCAGATCTTCTGTGACGAAGATGAAGTCGCGACAGTCCGGCCCGTCGGCCCATTGCGCGCGGTCGTAGATGCCGCACGTTGGCGCCCGCCAGCGCCCGGAACGATTGGCGGTCCACGCATCCCGATAATTCAGACCCGGCCGGCTGGCGCGGTCGATCAGGGCATGCTGGGGATCGGCAACGTCGAAATTGAAATCGCCGCACAGCAGGCTCGACGCCGCCTGCGTCTGGCTTCCATATGGCTCCTCGTGCTGGGAGCCGGCCTGCCGGGGGCTCTCCGAGGCGTCCTGTTGCAGATCCAGCAGCCGCGCGATCTGCGCCTCGCGCTGGACGGCGGAATGAAACTCGAGATGCGTGTTGACAATGCGGATCGCGCCGAAGGAAGCCTGCACGGTGACCTCCAGGGCGTGCCGTCGCATGCTGCGCACCCCACCTGCGCCCGGAAACGGCAGGAGGTGATTGGCGATCTGCAACACCGGCAATCGCGACAGTGTCATGTTGCCGAAGCAGTGGATGCTGCCCGAGCGATCTATCGTCTCGATCGCCGGGCGGAATATCGCGGTGTAGCCGGGCAGCAGGGCTGCGAGCTGGGCGCTCTGATCCGCGCCATCGCCAAATCTCGAAAAATTGGCGCTTACCTCCTGGAAGCAGAACACGTCCGCATCAAGCGACTGCCTGGCGACGGCAACGATCCTGGAAAGATCGGTGACACCGTCGCACCCCTTGCCGCACTGAATGTTCCAAGTGAGAAGCCGCATTACCGGATACCCGCGCGCATGAATGACTGAACGAACTGACGCTGGAACAGCAGGAACGCGATCAGCAGCGGCGCCATCGTCATCACGGTCGCGGCCGTGATCACCGACCAATCCACACCGGTCTCAGGAGCGCCGAAAACGGCGAGCCCGACCGTGAGCGGCCGCGCCTCCACCGAATTCGTGACGATCAGCGGCCACAGGAAGTTGTTCCAGTGATAACTGACGGAGACGAGACCGAAGGCGACGTAGGTGGGCCGGGCCAAGGGCACATAGACCCGCCAAAGGATGACCAGCGGGCCTGCTCCCTCGACCCGGGCGGCTTCGACCAGCTCCCGAGGCACGCTCTTGAAAGTCTGCCGCAACAGGAAGATACCAAAGGCGCTCGCCAGATAGGGCAGCGCGATGGCAGGAATCGTATCGAGCAAGCCAAGCTTTGCGATCGCGCGGTAGTTCTCGACGATGAGGACGTCGGGCATGATCATGAGCTGGAGCAGCACGAGGGCAAACGCAATGCCGCTGCCCCTGAATCTGAAGCGCGCAAAGGCATAGGCGGCCAGCGTCGACAGGATCAGCTGGCCGACCAGGATGAACGTCACCAGCACGACCGTGTTGAGGTAGTACCGGCCGAACGGCGCCTGCTTCCAGGCCCGGGCAAAATTCTCCAGCGTCCAGGGCGCGGACAGGCTGAACGACGTGGCATAGGCCGCCGGATGCAGCGCGCTCCAGAAGGCATAGGCCAAGGGGGCGAGCCAGATCAAAGCCAGGAGCCATGCTGCGACGGCCTCGACGGGGTGTGTCCGGCCTCTCATTGGTAGTGGATCCTGCGATCGAGATAGCCGAACTTGAGCAGCGCAATCGCGCTCAGCAGCGTCAGAAGCACGACTGTCAGCGTTGCCGCGTAAGAGGAGTCCTGAAACGTGAAGGCGACCTCGTAAATGTAATAGAGCAGCAGCGTGCTGGCGTTGTTCGGACCGCCCTTTGTCATGATGACCAGATGGTCCACCAGCTTGAACGAGTTGATGACGGCGTTGATGGCCACGAACAGCGTGGTCGGCATCAGCAGCGGGAACGTGATGCGGCGGAACGTGTACCACCGGCTCGCGCCCTCAATGGAAGCGGCTTCATCGAGGTCCGGCGAGAGCTGTTGCAGCGCCGCCAGATAGAAAATCATGAAGAAACCGGCTTCCTTCCAGATCACCATGACGATCAGGCAGCCCATCACCGTCGAGGGATCGCCGAGCCAGTTCCAGCCGCCGAGGCCGAACAGCCCGCGCAGCTGATCGAGCGCGCCGTAATCCGGCGTGTAGAAGAACAGCCAGATGTTGGCGACGGCGATCATCGGCAGCACCGTCGGCGTGAAGTACGCCAGCCGCAGAAAGCCGCGGCCGCGCATGTTGCGATTGACCCAGACCGCCATGATCAGGGCGAGCGCGATCGACGTCGGGATCGTGCCGAGTGCGAACCAGAAATTGTTGACCAGCGCCTTCCAGAAGATCGGATCGGCCGCCATGGCCCGGTAGCTGTCCGTCCCGACGAAGACCTCGCTGCCGTTCCGCTTGGTTATGAACAGCGAATGCCGGATCGTCGCCAGGATCGGCCAGTGCGTGAAGGCAACCAGCAGGACCGCCGCCGGCAACAGCAGCAGCCACGCATTCACGGCATTCCACCACGCCTGCGACCGGGCGCGGCGTTCGGGGATTGGCGATGAGGCAGCGAGATCGGTCATCCTGGAGCCGGCGGAATGGCGGCGAACCGCCACCCCGCCACGTCCCTTACTTTGCGATTACTTGGCGGCGCGCAGCACGCGATCGGACTGCGCCTGCGCGGCGGCCAGCGCTTCCTGCGGCTTCTGCGAGCCCGTGACCGCGGCCTGCACGGCATCATTCACGAACTTGTAGATGCGGCCGTTTTCGTGGACGGACAGCTCCGGCACGGCATGCTCGAGCTGATCGCGCGCGACGGTCGCCTGCGGGAAGCCCTTGGTGTAGTCTTCCATCGACTTGGTTTTGTAGGCGGCCGGCGACACCGCGACGTAGCCGGTCTTCATGCTCCATTCCGCCGCACGCTCGGGCGCCGTCATCCACTGGATGAACTTGACGGCGGCCTTCTGCTGCTCGGCCGAAGCGTTCTTGAAGATGTAGAAGCTGCCGCCGCCGGTCGGCGATCCCCGCCGCTCCTTGGCCGGCAGCATGGCCACGCCGAACTGGAATTTCGCGGCGTCCTTGACTGCCGTGAGGTTACCCGTCGTGTGCCACATCATCGCCGTCTTGCCTTCGAGGAAGTCGGTGCGGAGCGTCGCCCAGTCGATACTCCCGGTCGGCATGACGTTGTGCTTGCGCGACAGGTCGACCCAGTAGTCGAGCGCGCCGACCGTCTTCGGCGCGGTGAGGTACACCTCGGTGCCGGCCTCGTTCATCATCTTCTGGCCGTTCTCGATGGCGAGCGCCTGCAGCATCCAGTAGCCGTAGCCGGTCGTCGGGAGTGTTGGCGCCCTCCTTCTTGACCAGCTTCTTCGACATCTCGACCATTTCGTCCCAGGACGCCGGCGCCTTCTCGGGATCGAGGCCGGCTTCCTTGAAGGCGTCCTTGTTCCAGTACAGCACGATGGTCGAACGCTGGAACGGGATGCTCCAGGTCTTGCCGTCCACCTGGCCGTTGGCCATGAACGCGGAATAGAATTCCTTGAACCAGGCCTTGTCGCCGACGAGGTCGTCAAACGGCACGATCGCGTTTTCGTCCATCAACGTGAACACGTCGGTCGACAACAGCACCGACAGTTGCGGCGGCTGCCCGCCCTTCATGGCGGTCATCGCCTTGGTCATCGTGTCCGTGTAGTTGCCGGCATAGACTGCCGTCACCTTGACGTCCGGATTGTCCTTCTCGAAGCGCGAGACCATGTCGTCGATGATCTTGGTGACGGGACCGCCTACCGCGACCGGATAGTACATGGTCAGATCCACCGCGGCAGCGGGACGTGCCCCCAACGAGAGCACCGCAAGTGCGGCTGCCATCAACATCGTTCGTCGCGCAAACATCTCTCTCTCCCTCTGTAATCCGCCGAGCGCCTGAAGCCACCGCTGCTATCCAGCAGAGGTCGCCACCCGGCCCTCCCTGGCAGAAGTTTCCATTCGGCATTCCGTAGCCGGATCGAACCGATGCTCGTGACCGGCCTCCCAGGCCAGCCGGACATCCTCGCCGGGCTGAACCTTGCTGAACCCGTCGAGCCGCACCGAGATCGGCTGACTGTCGATGTCGCACAGCACGATGCTGTCGGCTCCGAGATGCTCGACGGCCTTGACCCGCGCGGCATGATCGCCACCGGGCACGATGCGAATGTGCTCTGGCCGGATGCCGATCAGATGATCGCCCTGACGCACCAGATTCATCGGCGGTGTGCCGATGAAACGCGCCGTAAACGCCGTCGCCGGCCTGTTGTAGAGCTCTTCCGGCGAGCCGTTCTGCTCGATACGGCCATCGCGCATCAGGACGACGCGGTCCGCCATCGTCATGGCTTCGGTCTGATCGTGGGTCACGTAGACCATCGTCATGGCAAGGCGCTGCTGCAACGCGCGGATTTCCGTTCGCATCTCGTGCCGCAGCTTGGCGTCCAGGTTGGAAAGCGGCTCGTCCATGAGACAGACCCGCGCCTCGGCGATGATGGCGCGTGCCAGCGCGACGCGCTGGCGCTGCCCTCCCGACAATTGCGACGGCTTGCGATCGAGCAGATGCGCGAGACCAACGATGTCGGCGACGCGACGAAGCCGGGCGTCGCGTTCGGCGCGCGACACCCGCCGCACGCGCAGGCCGAAAATGATGTTCTCGGCCACGCTCAAATGCGGGAACAGCGCATAGGACTGGAACACCATGGAGATCTTCCGGTCCGCCGGCGACAGGCGGGTCACGTCCACGCCGCCGATGGCGATCGTGCCGGCATCGGCCTCCTCGAGCCCGGCGATCAGCCGCAACGTGGTCGACTTGCCGCAGCCGGATGGCCCCAGCAGCACCAGCAGCGAGCCCTCGTCCGCCGTCAGATTGATGTCATCGACGGCGCGCATCGCGCCCCACGACTTGGAGACATGATTCAGCGTAATCGCCGACATGGCCGGTTCGCTCTCAGCATGATGCAGCTACGCTGATGGCGGCTCGCTCCAACGGAGCAGCACAGTGCCGGTCAAAAACCAGCTCATGCGTCCTCCCTCGAGCCACGCTCATTCATCGGCGTAGCGACTATTATGTTCATATGAACATAGTGTGACACCATATGAAACAGAAAATTGCGTCTTGGCCGTTCGAATGATACTTTTGTCGCGAACGGAGGGCTCATGGCCAGGAGCGCCACGACACGTCAGGTCCACATACTGGAGATCGTGCGCGAGCAAGGCTTCGCTTCCATCGAGCAGCTTGCGGCGCGTTTCGAGGTGACCCAGCAGACCATCCGCCGCCTTGTGAATGCGCTTTGCGACCAGGGTTTACTTCGGCGCGTGCATGGTGGGGTCAGCCTCCCCGTCCAGAATCAGAACCTCGCCTACAGCAGCAGACACAGGCTGAACGCCGAAGCCAAGCGGCGGATCGCGCATGCGACCGCCAAACTCATTCCCGACGGGACGTCGCTGATGATCGGGCTCGGCACCACGCCCGAATATGTCGCGCAGGCACTTTCCCGTCGACGGGATCTGCGGGTGATCACCAACAGCCTGAACGTGGCCGCAGCCTTCTCGCATAATCCGGACGTGGAGATCACCATCGCCGGCGGCACGCTGCGGCCGCTCGACCGCGACATCATTGGCGAGGCCGCCGTGCATTTCTTCTCGGGATTTCGCGCCGACTTCGGAATCTTCGGCGTCGGCGGCGTCGATGCGGACGGCTCGCTGCTCGACTTCCATGTCGATGAAGTCAAGGCACGCCAATCCATCGCCGCCAATTCACGAACGTCCGTGCTCGTGGCCGACATCACCAAATTCGGGCGCAATGCAACGGTTCGCGGCGGCCACCTCGACGAGTGCCACCATCTCGTTATCGACGACCGATTGCCGGCAGCGTTCGAGCTGAGCGCACAGCGATATAGCGGCCAGATCCATACGGCCGGCGACGCTCGCGCAGATTTCGAGCTCCTCGGCGACATCTAGCCGTCAACTGCATCTCATCGCTGCTCGGCCCGATCGCGTCTCCCGGAGGCGAGGTCCGCGGTCGTTCCACGCTCCGCGCCAAACGGCCGGAGGACCCAATTTGTCGCGGTTGACTTGTTATAACTTTTGGACAAATGTCCTAACTAACCGGAAGTATAAATCCGGATTTTCGGGAGGATCGCATGCCGTCATTCACGCCGACGCGACGAACGCTACTCAAGACTGGAACCGCCGCCGCCGCTTTCGCGACCTTTGGTCCGGCCTTCCTCCGGCAAGCTGCCGCGCAGGACGCGGACCTCGCGCCTTACAAATCCGCTCAGATACACTGGCAGCAGGTGTCCGGCGAGACCATCACGGTCGCCGTGATCCCGGCCAGCTATTTCGAAAACCTCATCACGCTGGCGCCGCAGTTCAAGGCGCTCACCGGCATCGACGTTCGCTTCGAGAAGATTCCACCGGCGCAGATCCGGCAGAAAAGCGTCATTGATCTGACCTCGAAGACCGGCACCTACGCGACCCATGCCGCGGATCCCATGTATTACGCGCTGTATGCCGCGAACAAATGGGTCGAGCCGCTCGACACGTACCTCGCCGACAAGTCGCTGACCGATCAGGCCTGGTTCAAGCTCGACGACATCATTCCAGCCTGGCGCAGCGCCAACGGCATCGACGGCAAGCTCTATGGCATGCCCTATGACGGCGAAGTCACCATTCAGGTCTATCGCAAGGACCTCTATGACGCGAAAGGTTTGAAGCCGGCCGACACGCTAGAGGCCTACATGTCCAACGCCGCGGCGTTGAACACGCCGAACGATCGCGTCTGGGGCGCAGCGTTGCGCGGCGTCGCCGGTGCCGGCCAGAACATGTACATCTATCCGTCGATCTTCCGCGAGTTCGGCGGCGACTGGATGAAAGGCGGCAAGCTCACCGTGAACGGCCCCGAGGCCGAGGCGGCACTCGCCTGGTACGTGGACATCATGAAGAAATACGCGCCGACAGCGGCGGCCAACTGGAACTGGCCCGATATCGCCGACGCCTTCTCGCAAGGTGCTGTCGCCAGCTACATCGACGCACATTCGTCAGCCTCGGTCATCAACAACCCTGATAAGTCCAAGGTGATCGGCAAGGTCGCTTATGCCCGCTGGCCCAAGGGCCCCTCGGGCAAGCGCACCACCTCAATCTGGAACTGGGGCTTCCCGATCAATTCCGCGCTGCCGGAGAAGAAGCGGAAGGCCACCTGGCTATTCATCCAGTGGGCCGCGAGCGCCGAGACCCAGGCGCGCACCGCGCATAAGTTCGCCGGCCCCACCAAACGCTCGGGCGTCAACCGCACCTCGGTGTGGAAGGATCCCGACTACATCAAGCTGATGAACGGCTTTGGCGAGAACTTCGTCGAGGCCACGATGGGTGCCCTGCAGGAGGACACCGACGTCGACTGGCGTCCGCGCGTGCCGCAATGGCCGGCGATCGGCGACACCATGGCGACAGCGATCCAGTCGGCCCTCTCGGGCCAGGCCATGATCAAGGCCGCATTGGACGATGCGCAGCGCCGCATCGAACCGATGATGCGCGGCTGAGCCATGGCGACGACAGCGGTGACATCGGCCGGGATCGCGAGCGAGGCGCCCCGCAGCGATCTCGGCCGCGTCCTTGCACAGCGCGAGCGCCGGTTTGCAGCAGCCCTGCTTGCACCGGCGTTTCTTGCACTGCTCGCCACGACGACGTTTCCGCTGCTCTTCCTGGTCTACACCAGCACATTCCGGATGGATCTGGCGATGCCGTTCAGCAACGGCTTCGTCGGCTTCGAGAACTACCAGGTGCTGCTCTCCGACGAGCGCTTCTGGACCTCGCTGCTGGTGAGCCTCGTCTATACCGGCTCGACCGTCGCGCTGCAGGTCATCATTGGCCTCGCGCTCGCCTTGCTGGTCATGGACATGAAGCGTGGCCAGGGCTGGTTCAGGGTCATCGCCATCCTTCCCGTGGTGCTATCGCCGGCCGTGGTCGGCATGATCTGGCGCACCTTCATGCTGGCGCCGGAATTCGGCATCGTCGACTTCCTCGCCATCAACGCCGGCCTCGGCAGCAAGAACTGGCTCGGCGATCCCACGCTTGCGATGGTCTCGGTGATCGCGATCCATACCTGGCAGTGGACGCCGTTTGCGTTCATGGTGCTGCTGGCCTCACTCGCCTCGTTGCCAGAGGACATCTACGAGGCGGCGCGGCTCGACCGTGCCTCCGCCTGGCAACGCTTTCGCCGCATCACCCTGCCCTTGCTGCGCCCGGCGATCGTCATGGTCATCATCATGCGGACCATGGTGGCGCTGACCGCGTTCGCGGCGATCTTCACCGTCACCGCCGGAGGCCCCGGCACGGCGACGGAGATCCTCAATCTCTATGCCTATCGCAAGTCATTCACCGAGCTGTCGATCGGCTACGGCTCGGCGCTCGCGGTCGCGCTGCTGATCGTGACCATCATCATCTCCGGCATCCTTTTTACGATGCGGAGGGCGAAATGACCGCAAAGCGCCTCCGCATCATCGCCCTACTCGCGATTTCCACGGTCTTCCTGCTCGCCTGGGCGTTTCCGATCGTCTGGAGCGCCATGAATTCGCTCAAGACCGATTCCGACGTGCTGGCCTATCCGCCCAAGCTGGTGTTCACGCCGACGTGGGAAGCCTATCGCGACGTGTTGTTCGGCTCGGGATCGATCCTGCCGAACCTTCTCTCCAGTGTTATCATCTCGGTCGGCACCACAATCGTGACCATGCTGATGGCGGTGCCGGCGGCCTATGCACTGGCGCGCCTGCGCTTTCGCGGCAAGAAGTTCGCGGGCTTCTACGTGCTGGCCACGCAGATGCTGCCGCCGGTCGGCATCATCATCCCGTACTTCCTTGTGTTGCGGAACATCGGCTGGATCGACACCTATCAGGGCATCATCCTGATCTATCTGTCGTTCTCCCTGCCCTTTGCGATCTGGCTTCTGGTCTCCTATTTCGAGGACATTCCTTTCGAGATGGAGGAAGCCGCCTATCTCGATGGCGCCAGCCGATTGAAGACATTGTGGCGGATCATCATTCCGCAGGTCCGTGGCGGCATCGCCGTGACGGTCGTGTTCGTATTTCTCAATGCGTGGAACGAATTTTTGTTCGCCGTCGTACTCAGCGGCAACACGGTACGCCCGGTCACGGTCGCCATGTTCAATTTCGTCTCCGTCGAGCAGACGCTGTGGGCCAAGCTCGCCGCGGTCTCGGTTCTCGCCATGCTGCCTGTCGTCGTCCTCGGCGTGGTCGCGCAGAAGCATATCGTGAAGGGCCTGACGGTCGGTGCAGTCAAGGGCGGAGGACGCCGATGAGCGGCCAGGGTCAGGTCAGTTTTCGCAACATCGTCAAGATGCACGGCGAGTTCGCCGCTCTGAAGGGCGTCAATTTCGACATCAAGCCGGGCGAGTTCTTCGCGCTGCTCGGCCCGTCCGGCTCGGGCAAGAGCACGACGCTGCGCATCCTCGCAGGCCTCGATGCGCCGACCGCCGGCCGCGTTCTGATCGACGACAAGGACGTCACCTCGACCGATGCGCGGGACCGCGACATCGCCATGGTATTCCAGAGCTACGCGCTCTACCCGCACATGACGGTTGCCGAGAACATCGCCTTTCCGCTGGAGATGGCGAAGCTGCCGAAGTCCGAGATCGCGCCCGCGGTCAAAGACGCCGCGCGCAAGGTGAAGATCGACCATTTGCTCGACCGCAAGCCGGGCCAGCTCTCGGGCGGCCAGCAGCAGCGTTGTGCGCTGGCCCGCGCCATCGTGCGCAAGGCTCGCCTGTTTCTGCTCGACGAGCCGCTCTCGAACCTCGATGCAAAGCTGCGGCTGGAAACCCGCGCCGAGTTGAAGAAGCTGCAGCGCTCGCTCGGCGTCACCGCGGTCTACGTCACCCACGACCAGGAAGAGGCCATGACGCTTGCGGACCGCATGGCGGTGTTCATGTCGGGCGAGATCCAGCAGGTCGGTACGCCCGCAGAGGTCTTCGCCCGTCCGAACTCTATCGACATTGCCGGCTTCATCGGCAATCCCCCGATGAACCTCGTTCCCGCCCGCTACGTGGACGGCGACGTCATCATCGCCGGCCACCGTTTGAAGACGACGACCACGACTGCGGGTGAGCGGGACGTGGTGGTCGGCCTTCGCCCCGGCGCCCTGCGCATGACGGAGGGTGGCCTCGGCGCGCGCGTCGACCTGATCGAGGATCTCGGCGATACCGCCGTGCTCGACCTCGACTGCGCCGGCACCATGATCCGCATGCGCGTCGCCGACGGCAACATTCCCGGCGAGGGCGACACGATCTCGATCACGGCCCGGCCGCAAGACATTCATCTGTTCGATCCAGCAACACGCATGCGGCTCTGACACCATGGCTATTCAAACACGCAAGAAGAAGCCCGCGCCGCTCGGCAGCGATGTCGTTGCGGAGGGATCGACGCCCCTGCATATCCAGATCCGTGAATCCATTCGCAGCCAGGTGCGCGACGGCAAGTTGATCGACGAGACCGGCCGCCTGATGACCGAGGCCGAACTCGGTCGCCATTTCGGCGTCAGCCGCATCACCATCCGC contains the following coding sequences:
- a CDS encoding carbohydrate ABC transporter permease → MTAKRLRIIALLAISTVFLLAWAFPIVWSAMNSLKTDSDVLAYPPKLVFTPTWEAYRDVLFGSGSILPNLLSSVIISVGTTIVTMLMAVPAAYALARLRFRGKKFAGFYVLATQMLPPVGIIIPYFLVLRNIGWIDTYQGIILIYLSFSLPFAIWLLVSYFEDIPFEMEEAAYLDGASRLKTLWRIIIPQVRGGIAVTVVFVFLNAWNEFLFAVVLSGNTVRPVTVAMFNFVSVEQTLWAKLAAVSVLAMLPVVVLGVVAQKHIVKGLTVGAVKGGGRR
- a CDS encoding ABC transporter ATP-binding protein, which codes for MSGQGQVSFRNIVKMHGEFAALKGVNFDIKPGEFFALLGPSGSGKSTTLRILAGLDAPTAGRVLIDDKDVTSTDARDRDIAMVFQSYALYPHMTVAENIAFPLEMAKLPKSEIAPAVKDAARKVKIDHLLDRKPGQLSGGQQQRCALARAIVRKARLFLLDEPLSNLDAKLRLETRAELKKLQRSLGVTAVYVTHDQEEAMTLADRMAVFMSGEIQQVGTPAEVFARPNSIDIAGFIGNPPMNLVPARYVDGDVIIAGHRLKTTTTTAGERDVVVGLRPGALRMTEGGLGARVDLIEDLGDTAVLDLDCAGTMIRMRVADGNIPGEGDTISITARPQDIHLFDPATRMRL